In the Pseudomonadota bacterium genome, one interval contains:
- a CDS encoding alpha/beta fold hydrolase, with translation MSSLQISPHTVLVHGLGRTRYDMFLLARRLRRLIPETTVHTFGYASRHLTISQAAEQLDSFIAKIAQGAPVSFVAHSLGGIVVRALDSYDTISAPLHRLVTLGSPHNGATIARILKNYSAMRSLFGPALSELGDLTLSKRSNHIEIGCVIGSLHSVWGALSIFSEDNDGLVLVREAHLEGCQGEIIIPIFHGVFPFSRRAADLSASFLRTGLFLPPQNSAV, from the coding sequence ATGTCCTCACTACAGATCTCTCCACATACTGTTTTAGTGCACGGTCTTGGCAGAACACGTTACGATATGTTCCTGCTTGCTCGCCGGCTACGCAGACTTATCCCAGAGACCACCGTTCACACCTTTGGATACGCCTCACGACACCTTACTATCTCGCAAGCAGCAGAGCAGCTCGATTCATTTATCGCTAAGATCGCACAGGGTGCACCGGTTTCATTCGTTGCGCACTCGCTAGGTGGTATAGTTGTCCGAGCTCTGGACTCTTATGATACAATATCGGCTCCACTGCACCGCCTTGTAACGCTCGGCTCGCCTCATAACGGGGCAACGATAGCGCGCATTCTTAAAAACTACTCTGCCATGCGTTCGCTCTTTGGCCCGGCTCTCTCTGAACTAGGGGATCTGACCCTCTCCAAGCGATCTAATCACATTGAAATAGGGTGCGTGATCGGATCGTTACATTCAGTATGGGGCGCACTCTCAATCTTTAGTGAGGATAACGATGGGCTCGTTCTTGTAAGAGAGGCGCACCTAGAGGGTTGCCAAGGCGAGATTATAATCCCTATTTTTCATGGGGTCTTTCCATTCAGCCGCAGAGCAGCCGACCTTTCGGCTAGCTTTTTACGCACAGGCTTGTTTCTGCCGCCGCAGAACAGCGCCGTTTAA
- a CDS encoding glycosyltransferase family 87 protein, producing MRRAVIIDLFVVALLSLMLSVIFNTVDFTLGEPGTEDFVQYWAAWQLLQEGLNPYDAGLMNAIQQTVGQKAEVTTMMWNPPWTVLLMSPILWLPFSKAALAFSLGAILLVCLIAVLTPVALGKTRPNLLVSAVVTICFYPMLECLQWGQLSIIMTAASVLFLLFERRRMFFSAGIALLPLTFKSHLFFLFVIPAAIWLWQLSRDARRSFLCGVIGGFSILIGITALLWPQALAWWIVAITTPPAYSGAVPLTEWQTTTISTLVRISVSSVTGATPEWPMWVVPMVSFILTIMFFYRYRGPINWSVVAPTLLCLSLTTGSYGWLYDHSLLVICQIALVCDAISYSRRVATFSMLILIGLLQIAALVVGTQTGHAQHHFVWLPWAMLLLLILNGAVLRRQKQACA from the coding sequence GGTTGATTTCACTTTAGGAGAGCCAGGAACGGAGGACTTCGTACAGTACTGGGCAGCATGGCAGCTCTTGCAAGAGGGATTGAATCCCTACGATGCCGGCCTTATGAATGCGATACAGCAGACGGTTGGCCAAAAAGCGGAGGTGACAACCATGATGTGGAATCCCCCCTGGACCGTACTCTTGATGTCGCCAATCCTGTGGCTTCCCTTTTCTAAAGCGGCACTGGCGTTCTCTCTGGGTGCAATCTTGCTTGTCTGCTTGATAGCCGTGCTTACGCCCGTTGCTCTAGGTAAAACTAGACCTAACTTGCTAGTAAGCGCCGTGGTAACGATCTGCTTTTATCCGATGCTTGAGTGCCTACAGTGGGGGCAATTAAGCATTATAATGACAGCGGCCTCTGTTCTCTTTCTTCTTTTTGAAAGACGACGCATGTTTTTTAGCGCTGGTATAGCTCTGCTGCCCCTGACATTTAAGTCACACCTCTTCTTTCTCTTTGTTATTCCAGCGGCTATATGGCTCTGGCAACTTTCAAGAGATGCAAGGCGCTCATTTCTCTGTGGAGTTATAGGGGGATTCTCTATTCTTATAGGAATAACGGCGCTTCTCTGGCCGCAAGCCCTCGCCTGGTGGATTGTAGCGATTACAACTCCCCCCGCTTATTCTGGAGCAGTTCCGCTGACGGAGTGGCAAACCACTACGATCTCCACCCTAGTAAGGATCTCCGTAAGCTCAGTTACAGGCGCCACTCCGGAGTGGCCTATGTGGGTGGTGCCTATGGTAAGCTTTATCCTTACTATTATGTTTTTCTACCGCTATAGGGGGCCGATCAACTGGAGCGTAGTGGCTCCAACGCTCTTATGCCTCTCTTTAACTACCGGAAGTTATGGTTGGCTCTACGATCACTCGCTGCTTGTAATCTGCCAGATCGCTCTTGTTTGTGATGCTATAAGCTATTCTAGAAGGGTAGCTACTTTTAGTATGCTTATCTTGATCGGGCTGCTTCAAATAGCCGCTCTAGTAGTAGGGACGCAGACAGGGCATGCCCAGCACCATTTCGTATGGTTGCCGTGGGCTATGTTACTACTACTTATTTTAAACGGCGCTGTTCTGCGGCGGCAGAAACAAGCCTGTGCGTAA